In a genomic window of Stegostoma tigrinum isolate sSteTig4 chromosome 45, sSteTig4.hap1, whole genome shotgun sequence:
- the slc25a11 gene encoding mitochondrial 2-oxoglutarate/malate carrier protein, with protein MAPEKTSPKSIKFLFGGLAGMGATFFVQPLDLVKNRMQLSGQGARTKEYKTSFHALTNILKAEGVTGIYTGLSAGLLRQATYTTTRLGIYTVLFEKLTKADGTPPNFLMKALIGMTAGAIGAFVGTPAEVSLIRMTADGRLPVDQRRGYTNVFNALIRITREEGVLTLWRGCVPTMTRAVVVNAAQLASYSQSKQFLLGLGYFHDNILCHFCASMISGLVTTAASMPVDIAKTRIQNMKMIDGKPEYRNGLDVLVRVIRKEGFFSLWKGFTPYYARLGPHTVLTFIFLEQMNKFYKKYFLDQ; from the exons GATGGGCGCCACCTTCTTTGTCCAGCCCTTGGACCTGGTGAAGAACCGAATGCAGTTGAGTGGCCAAGGGGCAAGGACAAAAGAATACAAGACCAGCTTCCACGCCCTGACCAATATTCTGAAGGCTGAGGGGGTCACCGGAATCTACACAGG CCTTTCGGCTGGTTTGCTACGACAGGCCACATACACGACGACCCGCCTGGGGATCTACACCGTCCTCTTCGAGAAGCTGACCAAAGCCGACGGGACACCGCCCAACTTCCTCATGAAAGCGCTCATTGGGATGACGGCGGGTGCGATCGGAGCCTTTGTGGGGACGCCGGCCGAGGTTTCCCTCATCAGGATGACTGCTGACGGCAG GCTGCCTGTTGACCAACGGAGAGGATACACAAACGTGTTTAACGCACTAATTCGTATAACTCGTGAAGAGGGGGTCCTCACGCTCTGGCGG GGTTGTGTCCCAACGATGACGCGAGCGGTGGTGGTGAATGCAGCCCAGCTGGCTTCATACTCCCAGTCCAAACAGTTCTTGCTGGGTTTAG GTTACTTCCATGATAACATCCTGTGCCATTTCTGTGCCAGTATGATCAGTGGGCTTGTAACAACTGCAGCCTCCATGCCTGTGGACATCGCGAAAACAAG AATTCAGAATATGAAAATGATTGATGGAAAACCCGAATACAGGAATGGATTG GATGTCCTTGTCCGAGTGATCCGCAAAGAGGGATTCTTCAGCTTGTGGAAAGGCTTCACTCCGTACTACGCTCGGCTAGGGCCTCACACAGTCCTCACCTTCATATTTCTGGAACAGATGAACAAGTTTTACAAGAAATATTTCCTGGATCAATAA
- the LOC125448787 gene encoding slit homolog 3 protein-like: MYALRMLNLPAICCLLLFKVGLTTSQCKSYSDLAGKHGANCSYRSLVSVPRSLPLDTEILLLSYNNLTTVSLSSLENLPNLRDIDLSNNQIQHFDPDRPFPIEKLDLSKNSLTRIPDISNLKNLKKLILDYNKIHALPQGAFNDLVLLEELSISGNAIRVIPENIFDPLENLKYLTLSANNIEKFGEWILENIDYLDTFDISNNNLRSIPPNFLEIIAPYIYLYNNPWHCHCDTVEDLIGWINLNDGNIYNNRKEADSKSVVCSTPSEWVGIPIIEFPFQQICQIVTPETVPQESTVTERSQITTFHGHLTTSLPLGACVSYTDLAGKQGANCSYRSLVSVPRSLPLDTEILLLSYNNLTTVSLSSLENLPNLRDIDLSNNQIRHFDPDRPFPIEKLDLSANSLIRIPDFSNLKNLRKLILNYNKIHALPEGAFNDLVSLEELSISGNAIRVIPENIFDPLENLKYLTLSANNIEKFGEWVLENIDYLDTFDISNNNLRSIPPNFLEIIAPYIYLYNNPWHCHCDTVEDLIGWINLNDGNIYNNRKEADSKSVVCSTPSEWVGIPIIEFPFQQICQIVTTETVPQESTVTERSQITTFHGHLTTSLPLGACVVYTDLAGKQGANCSYRSLVSVPRSLPLDTEILLLSYNNLTTVSLSSLENLPNLRDIDLSNNQIRHFEPDRPLPIEKLDLSANSLTRIPDFSNLQNLRKLILDYNKIHALPKGAFEELKKLGELSISGNTIQVIPANMFDPLKSLKHLTLSANNIENFPKNALDNMQYLDLFDISNNNLQSIPEDFVNLIVPYIYLYNNPWHCHCDTVEDLIGWINLNDGNIYNNRKEADSKSVVCSTPSEWVGIPIIEFPFQQICQIVTTETVPQESTVTERSQITTFHGHLTTSLPLGACVVYTDLAGKQGANCSYRSLVSVPRSLPLDTEILLLSYNNLTTVSLSSLENLPNLRDIDLSNNQIQHFDPDRPFPIEKLDLSANSLTRIPDFSNLKNLRKLILNYNKIHALPEGAFNDLVSLEELSISGNAIRVIPENIFDPVENLKYLTLSANNIENLPSNPFHNLKRLTTLNISHNQLRTIPAGSLEGHSKLNLCLSNNPWLCNCDIQYLIEWIRGVNQFRDEGTLNTTDVCSDPPEMRGVYLLELHPSELCMTSLPGNVTMPVLSTTGTQTASPTWFLTAGPGDALNRWAPSFALLEALGMLRLSCFPLFLLHSLWFVLLLLESCLLLFYTLRFHRQGHMPMKYLAKRRLGIRLVRYSLLVPSPRQIYPALSPFGEVGDMEEAGGGHPQDGVFKSQLEDPRPSPNQMVAPAHDL; this comes from the coding sequence ATGTATGCATTGCGGATGTTAAACCTTCCAGCTATCTGTTGTCTACTGCTCTTCAAAGTTGGCCTAACTACTTCGCAGTGTAAGTCCTACAGTGACTTAGCAGGTAAGCATGGAGCCAACTGCAGCTATCGCTCCCTTGTGTCTGTCCCTCGTTCTCTCCCACTGGATACAGAGATCCTGTTACTGAGCTACAACAACCTCACCACCGTGTCTTTAAGCTCATTAGAAAACCTTCCAAATCTCAGAGACATTGACCTTTCCAACAACCAGATACAACACTTTGACCCAGACCGCCCTTTCCCGATAGAGAAGTTGGATCTCTCGAAAAACTCCTTGACCAGAATTCCTGACATCAGCAACCTCAAGAATCTCAAAAAGCTGATCCTCGATTATAATAAGATACACGCTCTCCCTCAGGGAGCCTTCAATGACTTGGTTTTACTGGAGGAGCTGAGCATCAGTGGAAATGCAATCCGGGTTATCCCTGAGAACATCTTTGACCCTCTCGAGAACCTCAAATATTTAACCCTGTCTGCAAACAACAttgagaaatttggtgaatgGATTCTGGAAAACATTGACTATCTGGACACATTTGATATCTCAAACAACAATCTGCGATCAATTCCTCCAAACTTTCTGGAGATTATTGCACCCTACATCTATCTTTACAATAATCCATGGCactgtcattgtgacactgtggAGGATTTGATTGGATGGATTAATTTAAATGATGGTAACATCTATAATAACAGAAAGGAGGCTGACTCTAAGAGTGTTGTTTGTTCAACTCCATCTGAATGGGTTGGAATTCCGATTATAGAATTCCCCTTTCAACAAATCTGTCAGATTGTTACACCTGAAACGGTCCCTCAGGAATCCACTGTTACAGAAAGGTCCCAAATCACCACTTTCCATGGGCACTTAACCACATCACTGCCTCTGGGGGCTTGTGTTTCGTACACTGATCTAGCAGGAAAGCAAGGAGCCAACTGCAGCTATCGCTCCCTTGTGTCTGTCCCTCGTTCTCTCCCACTGGATACAGAGATCCTGTTACTGAGCTACAACAACCTCACCACCGTGTCTTTAAGCTCATTAGAAAACCTTCCAAATCTCAGAGACATTGACCTTTCCAACAACCAGATACGACACTTTGACCCGGACCGCCCTTTCCCGATAGAGAAGTTGGATCTCTCAGCAAACTCCTTGATCAGAATTCCCGACTTCAGCAACCTCAAGAATCTCAGAAAGCTGATCCTCAATTACAATAAGATACATGCTCTCCCTGAGGGAGCCTTCAATGACTTGGTTTCACTGGAGGAGCTGAGCATCAGTGGAAATGCAATCCGGGTTATCCCTGAGAACATCTTTGACCCTCTCGAGAACCTCAAATATTTAACCCTGTCTGCAAACAACAttgagaaatttggtgaatgGGTTCTGGAAAACATTGACTATCTGGACACATTTGATATCTCAAACAACAATCTGCGATCAATTCCTCCAAACTTTCTGGAGATTATTGCACCCTACATCTATCTTTACAATAATCCATGGCactgtcattgtgacactgtggAGGATTTGATTGGATGGATTAATTTAAATGATGGTAACATCTATAATAACAGAAAGGAGGCTGACTCTAAGAGTGTTGTTTGTTCAACTCCATCTGAATGGGTTGGAATTCCGATTATAGAATTCCCCTTTCAACAAATCTGTCAGATTGTTACAACTGAAACGGTCCCTCAGGAATCCACTGTTACAGAAAGGTCCCAAATCACCACTTTCCATGGGCACTTAACCACATCACTGCCTCTGGGGGCTTGTGTTGTGTACACTGATCTAGCAGGAAAGCAAGGAGCCAACTGCAGCTATCGCTCCCTTGTGTCTGTCCCTCGTTCTCTCCCACTGGATACAGAGATCCTGTTACTGAGCTACAACAACCTCACCACCGTGTCTTTAAGCTCATTAGAAAACCTTCCAAATCTCAGAGACATTGACCTTTCCAACAACCAGATACGACACTTTGAGCCGGACCGCCCTCTCCCAATAGAGAAGTTGGATCTTTCGGCAAACTCCTTGACCAGAATTCCTGACTTCAGCAACCTCCAGAATCTCAGAAAGCTGATCCTCGATTACAATAAGATACACGCTCTCCCTAAGGGAGCCTTTGAAGAACTGAAGAAATTGGGAGAGCTGAGCATCAGTGGAAATACAATCCAGGTCATCCCTGCGAACATGTTTGACCCTCTCAAGAGCCTGAAACATTTAACACTGTCTGCAAACAACATTGAGAATTTCCCTAAAAATGCTCTGGACAACATGCAATATCTAGACTTGTTTGATATCTCAAACAACAATCTCCAATCAATTCCTGAAGATTTTGTGAACCTCATTGTCCCTTACATCTATCTTTACAATAATCCGTGGCactgtcattgtgacactgtggAGGATTTAATTGGATGGATTAATTTAAATGATGGTAACATCTATAATAACAGAAAGGAGGCTGACTCTAAGAGTGTTGTTTGTTCAACTCCATCTGAATGGGTTGGAATTCCGATTATAGAATTCCCCTTTCAACAAATCTGTCAGATTGTTACAACTGAAACGGTCCCTCAGGAATCCACTGTTACAGAAAGGTCCCAAATCACCACTTTCCATGGGCACTTAACCACATCACTGCCTCTGGGGGCTTGTGTTGTGTACACTGATCTAGCAGGAAAGCAAGGAGCCAACTGCAGCTATCGCTCCCTTGTGTCTGTCCCTCGTTCTCTCCCACTGGATACAGAGATCCTGTTACTGAGCTACAACAACCTCACCACCGTGTCTTTAAGCTCATTAGAAAACCTTCCAAATCTCAGAGACATTGACCTTTCCAACAACCAGATACAACACTTTGACCCGGACCGCCCTTTCCCGATAGAGAAGTTGGATCTCTCGGCAAACTCCTTGACCAGAATTCCCGACTTCAGCAACCTCAAGAATCTCAGAAAGCTGATCCTCAATTACAATAAGATACACGCTCTCCCTGAGGGAGCCTTCAATGACTTGGTTTCACTGGAGGAGCTGAGCATCAGTGGAAATGCAATCCGGGTTATCCCTGAGAACATCTTTGACCCTGTCGAGAACCTCAAATATTTAACCCTGTCTGCAAACAACATCGAGAATCTTCCCAGTAACCCATTCCATAACTTAAAACGTTTGACAACTTTAAATATCTCACATAACCAGCTGAGAACAATTCCTGCAGGCTCATTAGAGGGGCACTCCAAGCTGAATTTGTGTCTTTCCAACAATCCATGGCTCTGCAATTGTGACATTCAATACTTAATCGAATGGATCAGGGGGGTCAATCAATTCAGGGATGAAGGAACCTTGAACACCACTGATGTTTGTAGTGACCCCCCTGAAATGAGGGGAGTGTACCTCCTTGAGCTCCACCCATCAGAGTTGTGCATGACCAGCCTTCCTGGAAATGTGACCATGCCAGTTCTCAGCACCACAGGCACACAGACTGCCAGCCCAACATGGTTCCTCACCGCTGGCCCAGGAGATGCTCTTAACCGCTGGGCGCCATCGTTTGCCCTCCTTGAGGCACTGGGCATGCTCAGATTGagttgcttccctctcttccttctgCACAGCCTGTGGTTCGTCCTCCTGCTGCTGGAGAGTTGCCTGCTCCTGTTCTACACCCTCCGCTTCCACCGCCAAGGACACATGCCCATGAAGTACCTCGCCAAGAGACGACTTGGCATCCGACTGGTGCGGTATAGTCTGCTGGTGCCTAGCCCTCGCCAGATCTACCCTGCCCTCAGCCCCTTTGGGGAGGTGGGGGACATGGAGGAGGCCGGTGGTGGTCATCCACAAGATGGTGTCTTCAAGTCACAGTTGGAGGACCCCAGGCCTTCTCCCAATCAGATGGTCGCTCCTGCTCATGACTTGTAG